One genomic region from Solwaraspora sp. WMMD792 encodes:
- a CDS encoding class I SAM-dependent methyltransferase, which produces MTAFTPVLPELTAGYLRTGLHQVKGWLNVSTAVYLSGVEAAQRGAGVSGDVAEIGIHHGKSFLCLALDLPADQRAVAIDVFDDQAANLDQSGRGDRDIFEQNLATYGAGDNVDIVQSSSLDLEQAGFVAAGRRFRIFSIDGGHTDQITVNDLRIAERTVVDHGLVVLDDVLNRHWLGVITGLFSYLGDGGSLVPAVLVPNKLILATSTDQAKHCRAMFAEQFPDGLEKADVPLAGHQIDVYGDRPWLVRGEDGRSEPVTGHELMATITAARLAELEQQLRSARAELDRTRRQLDATRQQLRTAAQPLYRRAARRLPWLVRPVRPVLRRVRAVVRRSR; this is translated from the coding sequence ATGACAGCGTTCACACCGGTCCTGCCCGAGCTGACCGCCGGCTACCTGCGGACCGGTCTGCACCAGGTCAAGGGCTGGCTGAACGTCTCGACCGCCGTGTACCTCAGTGGCGTGGAGGCCGCCCAGCGCGGGGCCGGGGTGAGCGGCGACGTGGCCGAGATCGGCATTCACCACGGCAAGTCGTTCCTGTGCCTCGCCCTGGATCTGCCAGCGGATCAGCGGGCGGTCGCCATCGACGTCTTCGACGACCAGGCTGCCAACCTCGACCAGTCCGGACGCGGTGACCGGGACATCTTCGAGCAGAATCTCGCGACCTACGGCGCCGGCGACAACGTCGACATCGTGCAGTCGTCGAGTCTCGACCTGGAGCAGGCCGGCTTCGTCGCCGCCGGGCGCCGCTTCCGGATCTTCTCCATCGACGGTGGCCACACCGACCAGATCACGGTGAACGACCTGCGAATCGCCGAGCGGACCGTGGTCGACCACGGGCTGGTGGTACTCGACGACGTACTCAACCGGCACTGGCTCGGCGTGATCACCGGCCTGTTCAGCTACCTCGGCGACGGCGGCAGCCTGGTGCCCGCCGTGTTGGTGCCCAACAAGCTGATCCTGGCCACCTCGACCGACCAGGCGAAACACTGCCGGGCGATGTTCGCCGAGCAGTTCCCGGACGGGCTGGAGAAGGCCGACGTACCGCTGGCCGGCCATCAGATCGACGTCTACGGCGACCGCCCCTGGCTGGTACGCGGCGAGGACGGCCGCAGCGAACCGGTCACCGGTCACGAGTTGATGGCGACGATCACCGCAGCCCGGCTCGCCGAGCTCGAACAGCAACTGCGCTCCGCCCGGGCGGAGCTCGACAGGACGCGCCGCCAGCTCGACGCGACCCGCCAGCAGTTGCGGACGGCGGCCCAGCCGTTGTACCGGCGCGCGGCACGCCGGCTCCCGTGGCTGGTTCGCCCGGTCCGGCCGGTGTTGCGCCGGGTCCGTGCCGTGGTCCGGCGGTCCCGCTAG
- a CDS encoding DUF1990 domain-containing protein: MPSFTYPQTGATAVLRHQAGSVRQAVPPLPAGYRHLRSRSRLRPGSFPAAAEAVLTWRMHRAAGARVTASAPRAEAGVLVTVGLGVGPLRITAPCAVVWAVDEPDLAGFAYGTLPGHPASGEEAFLVHRDGDRVWLSVVAFSRPVAPIMRLAGPLGALAQRAYAHRLGTALRRLTR, encoded by the coding sequence ATGCCCAGCTTCACCTACCCGCAGACCGGTGCCACCGCCGTGTTGCGCCACCAGGCCGGATCGGTCCGGCAGGCCGTACCGCCGCTGCCGGCGGGCTACCGCCACCTGCGGTCCCGTAGCCGGCTACGGCCGGGCAGCTTTCCGGCGGCGGCCGAGGCGGTGCTCACCTGGCGGATGCACCGGGCCGCCGGTGCCCGGGTGACGGCGTCGGCTCCCCGGGCCGAGGCCGGTGTGCTGGTGACGGTCGGCCTCGGCGTGGGGCCGCTGCGGATCACCGCGCCGTGCGCGGTGGTGTGGGCGGTCGACGAGCCGGACCTTGCCGGATTCGCGTACGGCACCCTGCCCGGCCATCCGGCCAGTGGCGAGGAGGCGTTCCTGGTGCACCGCGACGGCGACCGGGTGTGGCTGTCGGTGGTGGCGTTCAGCCGGCCGGTGGCGCCGATCATGCGGCTGGCCGGCCCACTGGGTGCGCTGGCGCAGCGGGCCTACGCCCACCGGCTGGGCACCGCGCTGCGCCGGCTCACCCGCTGA
- a CDS encoding DNA-3-methyladenine glycosylase 2 family protein: MVVERRTSEGTPEPARAAPELTGATPARVRVLRPPNDYQLAGSVRTLAMGRHDPCARWLADTFWWTARTPAGPATLALRRHGGDLVAAGYGPGASQICDIADAVAGLRDDVSGFLPLARRHPVVAAVVRRYAGVRLPATRQVFARLLRAVLEQKVTGAEAYRGYAATVRRFGVPAPGPVTGLWVPPEPAALAAAPYWSLHPLGIEQRRAQALCGAAAVADRLSDSGDPQTATRRLTALPGIGPWTAAEVVRVAFGAADAVSVGDYHLPNTVAWALAGEARGTDARMLELLEPFRGHRGRVCLLLELAGVRAPRFGPRAPVRSFTTY, translated from the coding sequence ATGGTCGTGGAAAGACGGACGTCCGAGGGCACGCCGGAGCCGGCCAGGGCCGCACCGGAGCTGACCGGTGCCACACCGGCGCGGGTCCGGGTGCTGCGGCCACCAAACGACTACCAGTTGGCCGGCTCGGTACGCACGCTGGCGATGGGCCGACACGACCCGTGCGCCCGGTGGCTGGCGGACACCTTCTGGTGGACCGCCCGTACCCCGGCCGGGCCGGCGACCCTGGCGCTACGCCGACACGGCGGCGACCTCGTCGCCGCCGGCTACGGACCCGGCGCCAGCCAGATCTGCGACATCGCCGATGCGGTCGCCGGGCTCCGCGACGACGTGTCCGGTTTCCTGCCCCTGGCCCGCCGGCATCCGGTCGTCGCGGCGGTGGTCCGCCGCTACGCCGGCGTCCGGCTCCCGGCCACCAGGCAGGTGTTCGCCCGGTTGCTGCGGGCCGTGCTGGAGCAGAAGGTCACCGGCGCGGAGGCGTACCGCGGGTACGCCGCGACGGTCCGCCGGTTCGGCGTACCAGCTCCCGGCCCGGTCACCGGCCTCTGGGTCCCCCCGGAGCCGGCGGCCCTCGCCGCCGCACCGTACTGGTCGCTGCATCCGCTGGGCATCGAGCAACGACGGGCGCAGGCCCTGTGCGGCGCGGCGGCGGTCGCCGACCGGCTGTCGGACAGCGGCGACCCGCAGACGGCCACCCGGCGGTTGACCGCGCTGCCCGGGATCGGCCCGTGGACCGCCGCCGAGGTGGTCCGGGTGGCGTTCGGCGCGGCTGACGCGGTGAGCGTCGGCGACTACCACCTGCCGAACACGGTGGCCTGGGCGCTGGCCGGCGAGGCCCGCGGGACGGACGCCCGGATGCTCGAACTGCTGGAGCCGTTCCGGGGGCACCGTGGTCGGGTCTGTCTGCTGCTGGAGCTGGCCGGGGTACGGGCGCCCCGGTTCGGGCCCCGGGCCCCGGTCCGCTCCTTCACCACCTACTGA